In Naumovozyma dairenensis CBS 421 chromosome 2, complete genome, the following are encoded in one genomic region:
- the NDAI0B04070 gene encoding uncharacterized protein encodes MEHNCMYFNSGCNLTGNFMCDQGKAFESAIREGHGKEAITCVTHLSKNLIRNAKGRVIEAFQAATHTLDPQVYGESINELIKKFPENKRNSGNSTFKKLTQSPRSFSRLKRDCPHWEIFTTNPVEQSHSIIKVLKRESLVNMIVNLTSCQISCHNRLFLNPHFQAPPIYLPLLIRPHLS; translated from the coding sequence ATGGAACATAATTGCATGTATTTTAACAGCGGTTGTAATCTAACTGGTAATTTCATGTGTGACCAAGGTAAAGCGTTCGAATCTGCAATCAGAGAAGGACATGGCAAAGAGGCAATTACTTGTGTCACTCATTTGTCTAAGAATTTAATCAGGAACGCAAAGGGGAGAGTGATAGAGGCATTCCAGGCAGCAACCCACACACTTGATCCGCAAGTATATGGGGAATCTATCAACgaattgataaaaaaatttccagaaaataaaaggaATTCCGGTAATTCGACTTTCAAGAAACTCACTCAAAGCCCACGATCCTTTTCCAGATTGAAACGTGACTGCCCTCATTGGGAAATATTTACTACAAATCCTGTTGAACAATCCCATTCAATTATAAAGGTGTTGAAAAGAGAGAGTCTCGTGAACATGATAGTGAATTTAACATCCTGCCAAATTAGTTGCCATAATAGACTTTTCCTGAACCCACATTTTCAGGCTCCGCCGATATACCTTCCATTGCTAATACGTCCCCATTTGAGTTGA
- the ECM3 gene encoding putative ATPase ECM3 (similar to Saccharomyces cerevisiae YNL095C and ECM3 (YOR092W); ancestral locus Anc_2.192), translating to MHITLGQAIWSSVKPIIKIYLIIGTGFLLSKMNILTSEATRTISDVVLTILLPCLSFNKIVANIEDNDIKQVGIICLTSVILFATGLGFAFLVRKFLPVPKQWYGGILAGGMFPNISDLPIAYIQTMDQGFIFTPTEGDKGVANVIIFLAMFLICVFNLGGFRLIENDFKYNDEENAIMESEEEENSNIDVGQEDADSHSSTLSKGSHAKTESSEDDDPTHLNEKKNHDENQEKNNGDSSTSSTTATHSQVGNSIAENNKSKDSIPKRIHSATIPEEQEEENEDVSSETSSVVTSIDSHINNSSILDNMNFTKSRRTASQPVAFTSRSSSVSGMGIHAYKTTSHQSIRSIDHRSLPAQDMNDLINEYSNVDQFGNKRSNTALSLDSNNVRNPYDSPVEQPIARTQTAQSRIEKIRSSNLTRILTSDATVSKKDIEESGSSLPKWLQKFPLTSLIVFFVKNCLRPCSMAVIIALIIAFIPWVKALFVTTATTPNIKQAPDEQPALSFIMDFTAYVGAASVPFGLILLGATLGKLKIGKLYPGFWKSAILLIFLRQCIMPIFGVLWCDRLVKAGWATWEKDKMLLFVIAITWNLPTMTTLIYFTASYTPVDCKEPIQMQCVAFFLMLQYPLMAVSMPFLVSYFLKVQMKL from the coding sequence atgCATATCACCTTAGGCCAAGCCATTTGGTCCTCAGTGAAACCGATCATCAAGATTTATCTTATCATTGGTACAGGATTCCTTCTATCCAAAATGAATATTCTAACTTCAGAGGCTACAAGAACCATCTCAGACGTCGTCCTTACCATCTTATTACCATGTCTATCATTCAACAAGATTGTCGCAAAcattgaagataatgatatcaaACAAGTCGGTATCATTTGTCTTACTTCAGTCATTTTATTCGCAACAGGTTTAGGGTTTGCCTTCTTAGTGAGAAAATTCTTACCTGTCCCTAAACAATGGTATGGTGGGATCCTGGCAGGTGGGATGTTCCCGAATATCTCTGATTTACCAATCGCTTATATTCAAACTATGGATCAAGGTTTCATTTTCACACCCACGGAGGGGGATAAAGGTGTTGCCAATGTTATCATCTTCTTAGCAATGTTCTTAATTTGTGTCTTCAATTTAGGTGGGTTTAGattgattgaaaatgattttaaatataatgacGAGGAAAATGCTATCATGGaatcagaagaagaagagaatagTAATATAGATGTGGGACAAGAAGATGCAGATTCTCATTCATCCACTTTATCAAAGGGATCTCATGCGAAAACAGAAAGttctgaagatgatgatccTACTCATTTAaatgagaaaaaaaatcatgATGAAAAtcaggaaaaaaataacgGAGATAGTTCTACAAGTAGTACAACTGCTACTCATAGTCAAGTGGGAAATTCGATAGCGGAAAATAACAAGAGTAAAGATTCAATTCCAAAACGTATACATTCAGCTACCATCCCCGAAGagcaagaagaagaaaatgaagatgtaTCTTCTGAAACTTCATCTGTAGTCACTTCGATAGATTCtcatattaataattcttcaatattggACAATATGAACTTTACCAAGAGTCGTCGTACGGCTAGTCAACCTGTTGCTTTCACTTCCAGATCAAGTAGTGTCAGTGGTATGGGAATTCATGCCTATAAGACAACCTCTCATCAATCTATTCGTTCCATAGATCATAGATCATTACCAGCTCAAGATatgaatgatttaattaacGAGTATTCTAATGTTGATCAATTTGGTAATAAAAGAAGTAACACTGCATTGTCACTCGATTCCAATAATGTAAGAAATCCATACGATTCACCAGTAGAACAACCAATTGCAAGAACACAAACTGCGCAatcaagaattgaaaaaattaggtCATCAAATTTAACAAGAATATTAACATCTGACGCAACAGTTAGTAAAAAAGATATAGAAGAATCAGGTTCAAGTTTACCTAAATGGCTTCAAAAATTCCCATTAACTTCATTGATTGTATTTTTCGttaaaaattgtttaaGACCATGTTCCATGGCAGTTATAATAGCTTTAATCATCGCATTTATTCCATGGGTCAAAGCTTTATTCGTTACAACTGCAACAACTCCAAATATAAAACAAGCTCCCGATGAACAACCTGCTTTAAGTTTTATCATGGATTTCACAGCTTACGTTGGGGCAGCTTCAGTCCCATTTGGGTTGATTCTTCTTGGTGCAACCTTAggtaaattgaaaattggtAAATTATATCCAGGGTTTTGGAAATCagcaatattattaatatttttaagaCAATGTATAATGCCAATCTTTGGTGTATTATGGTGTGATCGTTTAGTTAAAGCCGGTTGGGCCACTTGGGAAAAGGATAAAATGTTATTGTTTGTTATCGCCATTACTTGGAATTTACCAACAATGACTactttaatttatttcaCTGCAAGTTATACTCCAGTCGATTGTAAAGAACCAATCCAAATGCAATGTGTGGCATTCTTTTTAATGCTTCAGTATCCATTGATGGCCGTTAGTATGCCATTTTTAGTTTCATACTTCTTGAAAGTGCAAATGAAATTGtga
- the NDAI0B04080 gene encoding uncharacterized protein translates to MKVIIVSLIRVNIPLLSSITASGKTFLTGVMPKREDVAFSLNPFRDFRGRRIPSIFPDNFTWMLRAYISLGNISGLPKFKRGKCFPAGFLRHFSVFFPFSLKKLKKKERKSNPRDYPGKANKERVMFKFVIRFRVRKYENFEYIFSTKWNERRPRKKNVLNTDHSH, encoded by the coding sequence ATGAAGGTCATCATTGTAAGCTTGATTAGGGTAAACATACCCTTGTTATCTTCAATAACAGCCTCGGGTAAAACGTTCTTGACTGGCGTCATGCCAAAAAGAGAAGATGTGGCATTTTCCCTCAACCCCTTCAGAGACTTTCGTGGACGACGTATCCCTTCAATTTTTCCCGACAATTTTACGTGGATGTTGCGCGCGTATATTTCTCTCGGGAACATATCGGGTCTTCCAAAATTCAAACGTGGCAAATGCTTCCCTGCGGGTTTCCTGCGCCATTTTTCTGTATTTTTTCCCTTTTCCCTCAAAAAActcaaaaagaaagaaagaaaaagcaACCCTAGGGATTACCCAGGGAAGGCAAATAAAGAGAGGGTTATGTTTAAATTTGTCATTAGGTTTAGGGtaagaaaatatgaaaaCTTTGAGTACATATTTTCAACGAAATGGAATGAAAGGCGcccaagaaaaaaaaacgTATTAAATACAGATCACTCACATTAG